Proteins from a genomic interval of Dermacentor variabilis isolate Ectoservices chromosome 8, ASM5094787v1, whole genome shotgun sequence:
- the LOC142589667 gene encoding uncharacterized protein LOC142589667, translating into MKHPEFATSPVAMTTLVIIVVALAASLGIVEAAKNEQGRCNESFCRTLCVAWRHLTGVCLEFWPYRNEKRCHCSDVWFRPPKRRGAPGRFSGRHPSRLVMPRR; encoded by the exons ATGAAGCACCCAGAGTTCGCCACTTCACCGGTCGCCATGACCACACTGGTCATTATTGTGGTGGCGCTAGCGGCCTCGTTGGGGATAGTGGAAGCTGCAAAGAACGAGCAAGGCAGGTGCAATGAGTCATTCTGCCGCACACTTTGCGTCGCCTGGCGCCACCTGACGGGAGTGTGTCTCGAGTTCTGGCCGTACAGGAACGAGAAGAGGTGCCACTGCTCGGACGTTTGGTTCCGCCCACCAAAACGAAGGGGCGCCCCTGGAAG GTTTTCTGGTCGGCATCCGTCTCGACTGGTTATGCCACGGCGTTAG
- the LOC142590876 gene encoding uncharacterized protein LOC142590876 produces the protein MPSAKNHKVPPFLATGPSSVASPWLVALVVITALLPLTRGQCVSYLCYQLCQYSGRGPGACLPRYYSNVRYLLCTCSDSIYYNLPDRHFNYPGTKGQQQQQQQRIFFPR, from the coding sequence ATGCCATCCGCAAAGAACCACAAGGTTCCCCCGTTCCTCGCCACCGGCCCCTCGTCTGTTGCCTCACCTTGGCTGGTGGCGCTGGTCGTGATTACGGCCCTGCTGCCTCTGACCCGAGGACAATGTGTCAGCTACTTGTGCTACCAGCTGTGCCAGTACAGTGGCCGTGGGCCCGGCGCGTGCCTGCCCCGCTACTACAGCAACGTGCGATACCTGCTGTGCACGTGCTCCGACTCCATCTACTATAACTTGCCAGACCGACACTTCAACTACCCGGGCACCAAgggccagcagcagcaacagcagcagcgaatATTCTTCCCACGCTGA